A single genomic interval of Roseomonas aeriglobus harbors:
- a CDS encoding family 43 glycosylhydrolase: MARGIYGNRPGRMSYCAGRCLIAFGGRSMILARRTLLAAAAAAPLSALAKKRDAFEPGALWPDNTGVHINAHGGGILKHGGRYYLFGEHKIAGPTGNQAHVGVRVYSSSNLYSWHDEGVALAVSSDPESPITAGCVIERPKILRDPTSGQFVMWFHLELANQGYRKAFAGVAVADRITGPYRFIEAGRVNAGIWPVNVTPGDRQDTKLALDMPGGQMARDMTLFVDADGQAWHVFSSEENRTLQAAALTPDLRKHDGRYWRLLPGGANEAPAIFRARGRYYMITSGLTGWAPNPARSFVADQISGPWTPLGNPVRGTPTEAATTFGAQSTFVLPLRNRDGTDTFVFMADIWRPQNPIDGRYVWLPIAWEDDKPVLRWQSRWTLPRSVIV, from the coding sequence TTGGCGCGAGGCATTTACGGCAATCGGCCTGGTCGCATGTCTTACTGTGCAGGCCGCTGTTTGATCGCCTTTGGAGGTCGCTCTATGATATTAGCCAGACGAACGCTGCTTGCCGCTGCCGCTGCCGCACCGCTGTCTGCGCTGGCAAAGAAACGGGATGCTTTCGAACCAGGAGCTCTATGGCCGGATAATACCGGCGTTCACATCAACGCCCATGGCGGCGGTATCCTGAAACACGGCGGACGCTATTACTTGTTTGGCGAACACAAGATCGCAGGGCCAACCGGTAATCAGGCGCACGTCGGCGTCCGCGTCTATAGCTCTTCGAACCTCTATTCCTGGCACGACGAAGGTGTCGCGCTGGCGGTCTCAAGCGATCCCGAAAGTCCGATCACCGCCGGATGTGTCATCGAGCGACCCAAGATCCTGCGTGATCCGACTTCAGGCCAATTCGTGATGTGGTTTCATCTCGAATTGGCCAATCAGGGCTATCGCAAGGCGTTTGCCGGCGTTGCGGTCGCGGATCGGATCACGGGTCCGTACCGGTTCATCGAAGCCGGGCGGGTGAACGCCGGGATCTGGCCGGTCAATGTGACGCCAGGAGATCGCCAGGACACCAAACTTGCCCTCGACATGCCGGGCGGGCAGATGGCGCGCGACATGACGCTGTTCGTCGATGCGGACGGACAAGCTTGGCACGTGTTTTCGTCGGAAGAGAACCGCACGCTCCAGGCGGCCGCACTGACGCCCGATCTCCGCAAGCACGACGGGCGGTACTGGCGCCTCCTGCCGGGCGGCGCGAACGAGGCACCGGCGATCTTTCGCGCGCGCGGACGCTATTACATGATCACTTCCGGCCTGACGGGCTGGGCCCCCAACCCCGCACGATCGTTCGTTGCAGACCAGATTTCAGGCCCGTGGACACCGCTTGGCAATCCGGTCCGCGGAACACCAACCGAGGCCGCCACGACGTTCGGCGCGCAGAGCACGTTCGTGCTCCCGCTGCGAAACCGCGACGGGACGGACACATTCGTTTTTATGGCCGACATCTGGCGCCCGCAGAATCCGATCGACGGTCGATATGTGTGGCTTCCGATCGCCTGGGAAGACGATAAGCCTGTCTTGCGCTGGCAAAGCCGCTGGACACTCCCCCGCTCCGTTATCGTGTAG
- a CDS encoding FadR family transcriptional regulator, whose amino-acid sequence MVSLTDRLFAKFEAKILSGEWEPGSRLPAQKDIASDEAVSRTVVREAVARLEAQGYATARQGDGVYVADGARYRAFQVTRDEMGDISDVILLLEMRLAVETEMAALAAMRRTVDDVRAMNAALDNILKVSADPAAAAEADTYFHLSIAHASKNAYFTRFCEFLGVRLVPPRELAFRADPGTGATAYSNLVHEQHVAIVDAITRLDPDGARAAARRHMQDSLARHIRLSDSLRSGT is encoded by the coding sequence GTGGTTTCTTTGACCGATCGGCTTTTCGCGAAGTTCGAAGCGAAGATACTCTCAGGCGAGTGGGAGCCCGGTTCCCGGCTGCCCGCGCAGAAGGATATTGCCTCCGATGAAGCCGTCAGCCGCACCGTCGTTCGGGAGGCGGTCGCCCGGCTTGAGGCGCAGGGGTATGCGACAGCGCGCCAGGGCGACGGAGTCTATGTAGCGGATGGTGCACGCTACCGCGCCTTTCAGGTCACACGCGACGAAATGGGGGACATTTCCGACGTCATCCTCCTGCTCGAGATGCGGCTGGCCGTCGAAACCGAAATGGCGGCGCTGGCGGCGATGCGTCGTACCGTGGACGACGTTCGCGCAATGAACGCTGCTCTGGACAATATCTTGAAAGTCAGCGCCGATCCCGCGGCTGCGGCGGAGGCGGACACATATTTTCATCTGTCGATCGCCCATGCATCCAAGAACGCCTATTTCACCCGTTTCTGCGAATTCTTAGGGGTGCGGCTGGTGCCGCCGCGCGAACTGGCGTTCCGCGCGGATCCCGGCACCGGCGCCACGGCCTATTCCAACCTCGTGCACGAACAGCATGTCGCAATCGTCGATGCGATCACCCGCCTGGACCCGGACGGTGCGAGGGCGGCGGCGCGCCGCCATATGCAGGACAGTCTGGCGCGGCACATCCGGCTCAGTGATTCACTGCGATCCGGAACTTAA
- a CDS encoding ferritin-like domain-containing protein: MTGVSPIAALGVSRRGAIIGAAAMGAALATVPKLARAQSASDIEALNFILNLEYLLAQFASAAVATVVPVDRLTGNDVAGTPVIPGRAVTFTDTALQSAIIEFAADSRNHLVPIRVIIGALSVRQPLIDISAGPNAPFSVAMQRAGVVAAGATFDPYASEENFLYAMFLLKNISVAAYRGLAPTISNRVVLQNFTGILGTESIHASVIRSYLYARGATTPRLRENAEKIAAFQRSLNGGQAFLGVAPTTRGYPGSSSTGVVANLTPTQANGEVAGRSAAQTLNQLYLTSSSVTSGGFFPEGVNGTIRASARASA, encoded by the coding sequence ATGACGGGGGTATCTCCAATTGCGGCTCTGGGCGTCAGTCGACGTGGAGCGATTATCGGCGCCGCGGCCATGGGAGCGGCGCTGGCCACAGTGCCAAAGCTGGCTCGAGCGCAAAGCGCGTCAGATATTGAAGCGCTCAATTTCATACTGAATCTGGAATATCTGCTCGCGCAGTTCGCGAGCGCGGCCGTTGCAACGGTGGTTCCGGTGGATCGACTGACCGGCAACGACGTCGCCGGTACGCCTGTCATCCCGGGGCGTGCTGTCACGTTCACCGACACTGCGTTGCAGTCGGCGATCATCGAGTTCGCCGCGGACAGCCGCAACCATCTCGTACCGATCCGCGTCATCATCGGTGCATTGTCCGTGCGGCAGCCGCTGATCGACATCTCCGCGGGGCCGAACGCGCCGTTCAGTGTGGCAATGCAGCGCGCCGGCGTCGTGGCGGCGGGTGCGACGTTCGACCCTTATGCGTCCGAGGAGAATTTCCTGTACGCGATGTTCCTGCTCAAGAACATCAGCGTCGCGGCATATCGCGGATTGGCGCCGACGATCTCCAACCGCGTCGTGCTGCAGAACTTCACGGGGATCCTCGGGACCGAATCCATTCACGCTTCGGTGATTCGATCGTACCTCTACGCGCGCGGCGCCACCACGCCGCGGCTGCGCGAAAATGCCGAGAAGATCGCAGCGTTTCAGCGTTCGTTGAATGGTGGTCAGGCGTTCCTGGGCGTCGCGCCGACGACCCGCGGCTATCCTGGCAGTTCGTCGACCGGCGTCGTTGCAAATCTGACGCCGACGCAAGCCAATGGCGAGGTTGCCGGCCGATCCGCCGCGCAGACGCTCAACCAACTGTATCTCACGAGCAGTTCGGTCACCTCAGGTGGATTCTTCCCGGAGGGTGTCAACGGAACCATCCGCGCCAGCGCCAGGGCCAGCGCCTGA
- a CDS encoding ferritin-like domain-containing protein — protein MNDETITDGAEAVVTDGDFQINARRRFLSAITGTAALGGAMLAGCSEGLESPLANEPTPTPTGTASPTPTATPSILALTDTDMLVLMTQLHYLQAEFYSRAVLGEALAPALVTGTGTAGTVSGPRQVTFTDSLLGEAMREIAAEKIDQVVRLRSVLGGATPARPALNLAVDATGTFTMYGINSMPAPTTAVPNPTATITDVYANQEQFLLGAFILEDAVMVAWRSVSTLMTNASNIDVAAGLLATSAFHTGIIRSQLFIRGAPSTSRLRENSILLSDLRDSYSPVDDDRGVAAGSSSTTRNTADINPSDGEGEIYGRNPDLTINVFYMTRAAATSGGFFPSGLNGVLRQSTAN, from the coding sequence ATGAATGACGAGACGATCACCGACGGCGCCGAGGCCGTCGTCACCGATGGTGACTTTCAAATCAACGCTCGCCGTCGGTTCTTGAGTGCCATCACGGGGACAGCCGCCCTTGGTGGCGCGATGCTCGCCGGCTGTTCCGAAGGTCTGGAATCGCCCCTCGCCAACGAGCCGACGCCGACGCCGACCGGGACGGCCTCGCCTACGCCGACGGCGACCCCGAGTATTCTGGCACTCACCGACACCGACATGCTGGTGTTGATGACTCAGCTCCATTACCTGCAGGCCGAATTTTATTCGCGCGCCGTGCTCGGCGAAGCTCTGGCTCCGGCTCTGGTTACGGGAACCGGAACGGCCGGCACGGTCAGCGGGCCGCGGCAGGTGACGTTCACCGATTCCCTGCTGGGCGAGGCGATGCGCGAGATCGCCGCTGAGAAGATCGACCAGGTCGTGCGGCTGCGATCGGTGCTCGGCGGCGCGACGCCCGCGCGACCGGCGCTGAACCTCGCGGTCGACGCGACCGGTACGTTCACGATGTACGGTATCAATTCGATGCCGGCACCGACGACGGCAGTGCCGAACCCGACGGCGACGATCACCGACGTTTACGCCAACCAGGAACAGTTTCTGCTGGGCGCCTTCATCCTCGAGGACGCGGTCATGGTGGCATGGCGCAGCGTATCGACGCTGATGACCAACGCGTCGAACATCGATGTGGCGGCAGGCCTGTTGGCGACATCGGCGTTCCACACCGGGATCATCCGCAGTCAGCTCTTCATTCGCGGCGCCCCGTCGACAAGCCGTCTGCGCGAGAATTCGATCCTGTTGAGCGATCTTCGGGACAGCTATTCGCCGGTGGATGACGATCGCGGCGTCGCCGCCGGTAGCAGCTCAACGACGCGCAACACAGCGGACATCAATCCGTCGGACGGCGAAGGCGAGATCTATGGCCGAAACCCCGATCTGACGATCAACGTCTTCTACATGACGCGCGCGGCGGCGACTTCGGGCGGCTTCTTCCCGTCCGGATTGAACGGCGTGCTTCGCCAGAGCACCGCAAACTGA
- a CDS encoding DUF2264 domain-containing protein, translated as MTQGIERRSLLGGLALGAGLGLGSSASAAVVAAQGAATPALPDGATDRAESVALLRQIAEPVLSRMARGGLQRTWKPELSPTWDGRDPRVGYMEAFARLIDGIAPWLALPDDASPEGRLRSQLRADAQASLARSVDAKDADYLLWRGHGQALVDSAYFTSALLRAPKALWEPLSAQTKARIVTEIKQLRRISPPYQNWILFAAMNEVFLFSIGEDWDPMRVDLAIKKFLEWYVGDGWYGDGATFHFDYYNSYVIHPMLVQILTVLAAGKPSFNNLKPAEELAKATRRMQRYAEHLERMIGPDGAYAAIGRSLTYRTAAHQPLGYLAWRGLLPDSLPPGQVRAATMAAQRRIFADPSNFDDQGFLTIGFTRHQPTLGDWYSNAGSMYITSEGLIALGLPASHPYWTVPAQSWTMRRAYSGEDFRKDYPVSY; from the coding sequence ATGACCCAGGGAATCGAACGCCGCAGTCTCTTGGGCGGCTTGGCGCTCGGCGCGGGGCTGGGCCTTGGCAGTAGCGCGAGTGCAGCGGTCGTCGCCGCACAGGGCGCGGCCACGCCGGCGCTGCCCGATGGGGCGACCGACCGCGCGGAGAGCGTTGCCCTGCTTCGCCAGATCGCCGAGCCAGTCCTCAGTCGGATGGCGCGCGGCGGCTTGCAGCGGACATGGAAGCCCGAGCTCAGCCCGACCTGGGACGGCCGCGACCCGCGCGTTGGCTATATGGAGGCATTCGCCCGGCTGATCGACGGGATCGCGCCGTGGCTGGCGCTGCCCGACGATGCCAGCCCGGAAGGGCGATTGCGCAGCCAGCTGCGCGCGGACGCACAAGCCAGCTTGGCGCGCTCGGTCGATGCAAAGGATGCCGATTATCTGCTCTGGCGCGGGCATGGCCAGGCGCTGGTCGATTCCGCCTATTTCACCAGCGCGCTGCTACGCGCACCAAAGGCCCTCTGGGAGCCGCTGAGCGCCCAGACGAAGGCGCGGATCGTCACCGAGATCAAGCAATTGCGCCGCATCTCGCCGCCCTATCAGAACTGGATCCTGTTTGCGGCGATGAACGAAGTGTTCCTGTTCTCGATCGGTGAGGATTGGGACCCGATGCGGGTCGATCTGGCCATCAAGAAATTCCTCGAATGGTATGTCGGCGACGGTTGGTATGGCGACGGCGCGACGTTCCACTTCGATTATTACAACAGCTATGTCATCCATCCGATGCTGGTGCAGATCCTGACGGTCCTGGCCGCCGGAAAGCCCTCGTTCAACAATTTGAAGCCCGCCGAGGAACTGGCGAAGGCGACGCGGCGGATGCAGCGATATGCCGAACATCTCGAGCGGATGATCGGGCCCGACGGCGCCTATGCGGCGATCGGCCGATCGCTGACCTATCGCACCGCCGCCCATCAGCCGCTGGGATATCTGGCATGGCGCGGCCTGCTGCCGGACAGCCTGCCGCCGGGCCAGGTACGGGCGGCGACGATGGCGGCCCAGCGTCGCATATTCGCGGACCCCAGCAATTTCGACGACCAGGGTTTCCTGACAATCGGCTTTACCCGCCACCAGCCGACATTGGGCGACTGGTATTCGAACGCCGGCAGCATGTATATCACGTCCGAGGGCCTGATCGCCTTGGGCTTACCGGCGAGCCACCCCTATTGGACGGTGCCGGCACAGTCCTGGACGATGCGTCGCGCCTATTCCGGCGAGGATTTCCGTAAGGACTATCCGGTCAGCTACTGA
- a CDS encoding tetratricopeptide/SEL1-like repeat protein produces MPAAEAPKQSTCEAIVRNPMMAQMFQRNLAALGGSGMGALYAMPQMYLPTRMPRNPDYRAPPKVPVGSPLPELGATRFGVEETPNILTSTNPGALSNLELDRATGAAAGDVEADPTGLLAAAQACRALFRRGGNAGVAPGEGPVDSLTAGDPFRAAARNFENITARVVREDKTLPMAFALFEQGRYGESLTWFHKAYDKLSDVDGGDEAALFIGKLNLAGFGEKDPREALKWLERAASANFSAIRDMPVFDPAQPQRNTAIGEAAMILAGIHRVGIPGVPKDMATAIKWYRRAEFVGHVAAATMLGDIYYRGLGVPRDAKEAVRYYRRAARLDMTQAQVALAGILEFGAEGVKPDMRTAIGWYQAAARHGDRDAMFALGLAYDSGNGVPKNAEFAFSFFRSAAMKGLPAAKVAVGSYFQDGIVVKADPAIARQWYEAAARDGDPDGMFSLATSLANGAGGTRDPVLAWQWMKRAAAAGQQDAAAALAGLEAAMTPAERASATTALATVAQPPDGAAK; encoded by the coding sequence TTGCCCGCGGCGGAGGCGCCGAAGCAGTCGACATGCGAAGCGATCGTGCGCAATCCGATGATGGCGCAGATGTTCCAGCGAAACCTGGCGGCGCTGGGCGGATCGGGCATGGGCGCCCTCTACGCCATGCCGCAGATGTATCTGCCGACCCGGATGCCGCGCAATCCCGACTATCGCGCGCCGCCAAAGGTGCCGGTCGGCTCGCCGCTTCCCGAACTCGGTGCCACGCGGTTCGGGGTAGAAGAAACGCCGAACATCCTGACCAGTACCAATCCCGGCGCGCTGTCCAACCTGGAACTCGATCGCGCCACCGGCGCGGCGGCCGGCGACGTCGAGGCCGACCCGACCGGGCTGCTCGCCGCCGCCCAGGCCTGTCGCGCGCTCTTCCGGCGGGGCGGCAACGCTGGTGTCGCCCCCGGCGAGGGGCCGGTCGACAGCCTGACGGCGGGGGACCCTTTCAGGGCCGCGGCGAGAAACTTCGAGAACATCACCGCCCGCGTGGTTCGAGAGGACAAAACCCTGCCGATGGCGTTCGCGCTGTTCGAACAGGGACGCTACGGCGAGTCGCTGACCTGGTTCCACAAGGCCTATGACAAGCTCAGCGACGTCGATGGCGGCGATGAGGCCGCGCTGTTCATCGGCAAGCTGAACCTGGCCGGCTTCGGCGAGAAGGACCCGCGGGAGGCGCTCAAGTGGCTGGAGCGCGCCGCAAGCGCCAATTTCAGTGCGATCCGCGACATGCCGGTGTTCGATCCTGCCCAGCCGCAGCGCAACACCGCGATCGGTGAAGCGGCGATGATCCTGGCCGGCATCCACCGCGTCGGCATTCCGGGCGTGCCGAAGGACATGGCGACGGCGATCAAATGGTACCGCCGGGCCGAATTTGTCGGCCATGTCGCCGCCGCGACGATGTTGGGCGACATCTATTATCGCGGCCTGGGCGTGCCGCGCGATGCGAAGGAAGCCGTCAGATACTATCGGCGCGCGGCGCGGCTCGACATGACGCAGGCACAGGTCGCACTGGCAGGCATCCTCGAATTCGGCGCAGAGGGAGTGAAGCCCGACATGCGAACCGCGATCGGCTGGTATCAGGCCGCCGCCCGGCACGGGGACCGCGATGCGATGTTCGCGCTGGGGCTGGCCTATGACAGCGGCAACGGGGTTCCGAAGAACGCGGAATTCGCGTTTAGCTTCTTTAGATCCGCGGCGATGAAGGGATTGCCTGCGGCGAAGGTCGCCGTCGGCAGCTATTTTCAGGACGGCATCGTCGTCAAGGCCGATCCGGCCATCGCCCGACAGTGGTACGAGGCGGCCGCGCGGGACGGCGATCCGGACGGAATGTTCAGCCTTGCCACATCGCTCGCGAACGGGGCCGGCGGGACCCGCGACCCCGTGCTGGCATGGCAGTGGATGAAGCGTGCCGCCGCCGCCGGACAACAGGACGCCGCCGCCGCGCTGGCCGGCCTGGAGGCTGCGATGACTCCGGCGGAACGAGCCAGTGCCACAACTGCCCTGGCGACTGTCGCGCAGCCGCCCGATGGCGCCGCTAAATGA
- a CDS encoding DUF4861 family protein: MREVFATIGIVVLLLAAGAGAQDHEQTVPAPPPPATALPSPPSRAAQAVVTLAPYRHDDLLWENDLTAHRIYGHALESVEPPSGSGIDSWGKRAAWPFADRQLRTGDQHKDHGEGLDFYNVGTGRGAGGLGIWDDNKLWTSRNFVRHRILQTGGPIAAFEVDYAPWPVGVGRKVWETRRFSLPLGTRFTRMTSTLQSDRRDPLIVGIGIGRRTTGQDAGDLTIDRARGFMSWWGPVDGSHGRMAIAIRVPPERLVDVKTDFDNQLILIRVTPGEPFTYYSGSAWSGGRGGFTTRARWDAYVRDTMLDFNPKDG, translated from the coding sequence ATGCGAGAGGTCTTTGCTACGATCGGCATCGTCGTCCTGCTGCTCGCGGCCGGGGCCGGTGCCCAGGACCACGAACAGACCGTCCCCGCGCCGCCGCCTCCCGCCACCGCCTTGCCATCGCCGCCCTCCCGTGCCGCGCAGGCGGTCGTGACACTGGCCCCATACCGCCATGACGATCTGCTGTGGGAAAACGACCTGACCGCCCACCGCATCTATGGCCATGCGCTGGAAAGCGTCGAGCCGCCATCGGGCTCCGGCATCGACTCCTGGGGCAAGCGTGCCGCCTGGCCGTTTGCGGATCGCCAGCTGCGCACCGGCGACCAGCATAAGGACCACGGCGAGGGCCTGGATTTCTACAACGTCGGCACAGGCCGCGGCGCCGGCGGTCTCGGCATCTGGGATGACAACAAGCTGTGGACGTCGCGCAACTTCGTGCGTCACCGCATCCTCCAGACGGGCGGCCCGATCGCGGCATTCGAGGTCGACTATGCCCCCTGGCCGGTCGGTGTCGGCCGCAAGGTGTGGGAGACGCGCCGCTTCTCGCTGCCGCTCGGCACCCGCTTCACGCGCATGACGTCGACGCTGCAATCCGACCGGCGCGATCCGCTGATCGTCGGCATAGGCATCGGACGCCGGACGACAGGCCAGGACGCCGGCGACCTGACGATCGACCGGGCGCGCGGCTTCATGAGCTGGTGGGGGCCGGTCGACGGCAGCCATGGGCGAATGGCGATTGCCATCCGCGTGCCTCCCGAGCGGCTGGTCGATGTGAAGACCGATTTCGATAACCAGCTGATCCTGATCCGGGTCACCCCCGGCGAACCCTTCACCTATTATTCCGGATCGGCGTGGAGTGGCGGACGGGGCGGTTTCACGACACGCGCGCGGTGGGACGCCTATGTCCGCGACACGATGCTCGATTTCAATCCGAAGGATGGATGA
- a CDS encoding TonB-dependent receptor produces MGSKQLLLCASTIALAVGSAMPALARDEIAGSATPAAGAADAGQNTQATAPATEDKAKEVIVRGVRESLARAREKKRKAEQIVDVVEAEDIGKLPNNTVGDVIASVPGISVYRTEGEVNDIQLRGLFGVQTTIGGTPIESGADRVASIADLPADLVKSVEVYKTRTPDQVEGAGSGSVNIEFRKPTEFDEGFFFSGGVAGRYNNQSRRVNQTYTATVNYKRSTEIGDFGIQLAGTVNHNPFLESQARNDPLAAIQQRQVVGPNILPLPTYAPNQVAFFYQTGSRTTPTVSGALSWAPDERTTFTLEGNYAQPTFDRFTNQLFLPTVIQANSTNNLPALSNVVLVPGTNRVQSMTVSPVTQIGPIAYISKNNDSNFLGKFAVTHRGEFVDGYVEIGTAGANSDFRQIETRNRFVNRPTFDVDFASKDTPYPMMNATFRDLDMLDPNQYRFFGVIEQHNVASNRNLFSRADLKLKLGDGFVRRLDFGVRFAKRTSTRQNANRTISNLQIALADMPEGFNTLVPIAEGFGGTGVVNNARWLSYDRFAARANYDKLRQFVSGLAGGAAFATDEPPVDISSKFDGDERSVAFYGTLNYGFNFLFPVKGLIGARVTNDIRKNTSIISYRERIGVTNAFVTTLEPITSTANLLVIEPTATAVVSFTDKFQGRFSYNLAITRPGVGQITPFLSLNDEGLSGSAGNPDLKPERTIKFDASFEYYFGRNALIAVNPFYWKRQGQFASFQTQEVIPEGIPDVLYTIWRPYNAGRGYRRGVETQLQTFFTFLPGILRNFGVLLNYTYVESKREFSSIPGARNAPPASTPEADAQARLQHRCAVRARQPKRTTVVQLQRNRDRRRHCQSRSQHDLYRSARLDGRRDQLYDPERSPEGLGFFAASPEPARQYPPQLLRVSRSAA; encoded by the coding sequence ATGGGTTCCAAGCAGCTTTTGCTTTGTGCATCGACGATCGCGTTGGCCGTAGGATCGGCCATGCCGGCGCTGGCGCGGGACGAGATCGCCGGTTCAGCCACGCCGGCCGCCGGTGCAGCGGACGCGGGTCAGAACACCCAGGCCACAGCGCCCGCGACCGAGGACAAGGCGAAAGAAGTCATCGTCCGCGGTGTTCGGGAAAGCCTGGCGCGCGCTCGCGAAAAGAAGCGCAAGGCGGAGCAGATCGTCGACGTGGTCGAGGCCGAGGATATCGGCAAGCTTCCCAACAATACCGTCGGCGACGTCATCGCATCGGTTCCCGGTATTTCGGTCTACCGAACCGAAGGCGAGGTCAACGACATCCAGCTGCGCGGTCTGTTCGGCGTGCAGACAACCATCGGCGGAACCCCGATCGAAAGCGGCGCGGATCGTGTAGCCTCCATCGCCGATCTTCCGGCCGACCTCGTCAAGAGTGTCGAGGTGTACAAGACGCGGACGCCCGATCAGGTCGAGGGCGCGGGTTCCGGTTCGGTCAACATCGAATTCCGCAAACCGACCGAGTTCGACGAGGGATTCTTCTTCAGCGGTGGGGTCGCCGGGCGCTACAACAACCAATCGCGGCGGGTCAATCAGACCTATACGGCGACGGTCAATTACAAGCGTTCGACCGAGATCGGCGATTTCGGTATCCAGCTCGCCGGTACGGTCAACCACAACCCGTTCCTCGAATCGCAGGCGCGCAACGATCCGCTCGCGGCGATCCAGCAACGTCAGGTTGTCGGGCCGAATATCCTGCCTCTGCCGACGTACGCGCCGAACCAGGTCGCGTTCTTCTATCAGACCGGCTCGAGGACCACGCCGACTGTGAGCGGAGCGCTGTCGTGGGCGCCGGACGAACGGACCACCTTCACGCTGGAGGGCAACTACGCGCAGCCGACGTTCGACCGATTCACCAACCAGCTGTTCCTGCCTACGGTCATTCAGGCGAATTCGACCAACAACCTTCCCGCGCTCAGCAATGTCGTGCTGGTCCCGGGCACCAACCGCGTCCAATCGATGACGGTATCGCCCGTCACCCAGATCGGGCCGATCGCGTATATCTCCAAAAACAACGACAGCAATTTCCTCGGCAAGTTCGCCGTCACCCATCGTGGCGAGTTCGTCGATGGTTATGTCGAAATCGGTACGGCCGGCGCGAACAGCGATTTTCGACAAATCGAAACCCGAAACCGGTTCGTGAACCGGCCGACGTTCGACGTCGATTTCGCAAGTAAGGATACGCCGTATCCGATGATGAACGCGACGTTCCGTGACCTGGATATGCTGGATCCAAACCAGTATCGCTTCTTCGGCGTCATCGAGCAGCATAACGTCGCCAGCAATCGGAACCTGTTCTCGCGCGCTGATCTGAAGCTCAAGCTGGGCGACGGCTTCGTCCGACGTCTGGATTTCGGCGTGCGTTTCGCCAAGCGGACGTCGACCCGTCAGAATGCGAACAGGACGATCTCCAACCTGCAGATCGCCTTGGCCGATATGCCGGAGGGCTTCAACACGCTCGTGCCGATCGCCGAAGGCTTCGGCGGGACCGGCGTCGTCAACAACGCCCGCTGGTTGAGCTACGATCGATTTGCGGCACGGGCCAATTACGACAAATTGCGTCAGTTCGTGTCGGGCCTGGCCGGTGGCGCGGCGTTCGCGACGGACGAGCCGCCGGTGGACATCAGCAGCAAGTTCGATGGTGACGAGCGCTCGGTGGCGTTCTACGGGACGCTCAACTACGGATTTAACTTCCTGTTTCCAGTAAAGGGCCTAATCGGCGCGCGTGTCACCAACGACATTCGCAAAAATACGTCGATCATATCGTATCGCGAACGGATCGGTGTCACCAATGCGTTCGTCACGACGCTGGAACCGATCACGTCGACGGCAAACCTGCTCGTCATCGAACCGACGGCGACTGCGGTCGTCAGCTTTACCGATAAATTCCAGGGGCGCTTCTCGTACAATTTAGCCATCACCCGGCCGGGCGTCGGCCAGATCACGCCGTTTCTCAGCCTTAACGATGAGGGCTTGAGCGGCTCCGCCGGCAATCCGGACCTGAAGCCCGAACGGACGATCAAGTTCGACGCGAGTTTCGAATATTATTTCGGCCGCAACGCGCTCATTGCCGTCAACCCGTTCTATTGGAAGCGTCAGGGCCAGTTTGCGTCCTTCCAGACCCAGGAGGTCATTCCGGAAGGGATTCCCGACGTCCTGTACACAATATGGCGTCCGTACAATGCGGGTCGCGGCTATCGGCGTGGTGTCGAGACGCAGCTGCAGACGTTCTTCACCTTCCTGCCCGGGATCCTCCGTAACTTCGGCGTGCTGCTGAATTACACCTACGTCGAATCGAAGCGCGAGTTCAGTTCAATCCCGGGCGCCCGCAATGCGCCCCCGGCAAGCACCCCCGAAGCGGACGCCCAAGCACGTCTACAACATCGCTGCGCTGTTCGAGCGCGGCAGCCTAAACGCACGACTGTCGTACAACTACAACGGAACCGTGATCGACGGCGGCATTGCCAATCCCGTTCGCAACACGACCTATATCGTTCCGCGAGACTGGATGGACGCCGCGATCAACTATACGATCCCGAGCGGTCCCCTGAAGGACTTGGGTTTTTCGCTGCAAGTCCAGAACCTGCTCGCCAGTACCCGCCGCAGCTTTTACGGGTATCCCGATCAGCCGCGTGA